One window from the genome of Saprospiraceae bacterium encodes:
- the iscX gene encoding Fe-S cluster assembly protein IscX, which yields MSFKEIENLPIHWADHEDIAMALYERFGSEFNEGKIYRIRFTDLIEWVLEIPNFEGHRDACSEAHLEQIQAKWVYEWRDNNS from the coding sequence ATGTCATTTAAAGAAATTGAAAATTTACCCATTCATTGGGCAGATCATGAAGACATCGCCATGGCGTTATATGAGCGCTTTGGAAGTGAATTTAATGAAGGAAAAATATACAGAATTCGTTTCACCGATTTAATTGAATGGGTATTGGAAATTCCGAATTTTGAAGGACATCGCGATGCCTGCAGCGAAGCACATCTGGAGCAAATCCAAGCCAAGTGGGTCTATGAATGGAGGGATAATAATTCGTAA
- a CDS encoding 2Fe-2S iron-sulfur cluster binding domain-containing protein: MARIHFIFEDKSIDDRVVECAALDKSILEITEEHDIHLNHNCGGVCACSTCHVYIHSGESFLESISDKEEDFIDRAINPRLESRLACQCILLDEHADIKVEIPDQKRIIGHEH; encoded by the coding sequence ATGGCCAGAATACATTTTATTTTTGAGGATAAGAGCATTGACGATCGGGTTGTCGAGTGCGCTGCTTTGGATAAATCGATCCTGGAAATTACTGAAGAACACGATATTCATCTCAATCATAATTGTGGTGGCGTTTGCGCTTGTTCAACCTGCCATGTATATATTCATTCCGGAGAATCCTTTTTAGAATCCATTTCAGATAAAGAAGAAGATTTTATTGATCGGGCAATCAATCCCAGGCTGGAATCCCGTTTAGCATGTCAGTGTATTTTACTGGATGAACATGCTGATATCAAAGTTGAGATTCCTGACCAAAAAAGAATTATTGGACACGAACATTAA
- a CDS encoding AAA family ATPase, whose product MEEEIKIPETKKFKFKELKVYASTEWLADNKKKYRQVFDRFDTSYIYVELSFINKYFDKESWETDIELKCFSLIKTKKEVCNLSFRRKISKFDHTVFIREGWGNKKEGSFWKKGSYYWEAWMDGEKIGSKYFYIEDPGVSKTETDRPYIELQSLKLYEGPFEDVSQEERNYVKTFNGEETRYIYAELVLDNKSVQAHWQCELFVKFLNESRELKGQVTRLVPVRREDEKILITAGWGSNVKGSWWEGLYTVEIVFMESLLAVMPFEVAFEFEEGIAPITLPHISDPIVLPGIESDQSKLEDILSELNQLIGLQDIKRKVSEHAQYVKFLQLRQEKGIREEEKLALHSVFYGNPGTGKTTIAKMMGRLYRKMGVLSKGHVYEADRAELVGEYIGQTAPKVKEVIEKARGGVLFIDEAYALARTNDDSKDFGREVIEILVKEMSNGPGDLAVIMAGYPKEMRYFLDSNPGLKSRIKLYFEFPDYLPQELYEIASFAMMRKGVQFQTDAVEELQHLILEAYRNRDNTFGNARLVFDLVEKAKINLGIRVMSNSAPQELEVELLSSVTLEDVQKIELEPVHVKPLIPVDQELLQTALVELDQLVGIEKVKKEIRELVRIVQFARKSGKEVLNQHFLHTVFLGNPGTGKSTVARILAKIYKALGILERGHMVETDRQGLVAGYIGQSAIKTAEKIEEAMGGVLFIDEAYSLSSVNQQNADYGSEVIQTLLKRMEDQRGQFFVFVAGYTDSMELFLKSNPGLSSRFDKILKFEDYSEEELFMIAMKMFTDVSLHISDAADTHLRAYLAYLFDSKDKFFGNARVIRSICEEIIRFQNIRLSNLSENELLKTNQTIIELEDVLSFVPGKDRRDVFNRPRLGFMK is encoded by the coding sequence ATGGAAGAAGAAATCAAAATTCCCGAAACCAAAAAATTTAAGTTTAAAGAACTAAAGGTTTACGCATCTACAGAATGGCTGGCTGATAATAAAAAAAAGTACCGCCAGGTATTCGATCGCTTTGATACATCCTATATCTATGTGGAACTTTCATTTATTAATAAATATTTTGACAAAGAATCCTGGGAGACCGACATCGAATTAAAATGCTTTAGTTTAATTAAAACCAAGAAAGAAGTTTGCAATCTGAGTTTCCGGCGTAAAATTTCAAAATTTGACCACACGGTCTTTATTCGGGAAGGTTGGGGAAATAAGAAGGAGGGCTCTTTTTGGAAGAAAGGCAGTTATTATTGGGAAGCCTGGATGGATGGAGAAAAAATAGGAAGCAAGTATTTTTATATTGAAGATCCTGGAGTATCTAAAACAGAAACCGACAGACCGTATATTGAATTGCAATCCCTTAAATTGTATGAGGGTCCTTTTGAAGATGTATCTCAAGAAGAACGGAATTATGTAAAAACATTTAACGGAGAAGAAACCAGATATATCTATGCAGAATTGGTCTTGGACAATAAAAGTGTTCAAGCTCATTGGCAATGCGAACTCTTTGTGAAATTTCTAAATGAGTCTCGCGAGTTAAAAGGGCAAGTAACCCGTTTGGTTCCGGTACGCAGAGAAGATGAAAAAATATTAATTACCGCAGGTTGGGGTTCTAATGTGAAAGGATCCTGGTGGGAAGGATTATATACTGTTGAAATAGTATTTATGGAAAGCCTCTTGGCTGTGATGCCTTTTGAGGTGGCTTTTGAATTTGAAGAAGGAATTGCTCCAATAACACTTCCGCATATATCTGATCCCATCGTATTGCCCGGGATCGAGTCCGATCAATCAAAATTGGAAGACATCTTATCTGAGTTGAATCAATTAATCGGATTACAGGATATTAAAAGAAAAGTAAGCGAGCATGCGCAATACGTTAAATTTTTACAATTAAGACAAGAAAAAGGAATACGGGAGGAAGAAAAATTGGCTTTGCATTCTGTGTTTTATGGAAATCCTGGAACCGGTAAAACGACCATTGCAAAAATGATGGGTCGTTTATATCGCAAGATGGGCGTGCTTTCTAAAGGACATGTTTATGAAGCCGATCGCGCAGAACTGGTTGGAGAATATATTGGACAAACCGCACCAAAAGTCAAAGAAGTTATTGAAAAAGCAAGAGGAGGCGTTTTATTTATTGATGAAGCTTATGCCTTGGCAAGAACCAATGATGACAGCAAAGATTTTGGAAGAGAAGTTATTGAAATTCTTGTAAAAGAAATGTCAAATGGACCTGGGGATCTTGCCGTAATCATGGCGGGTTATCCAAAAGAAATGCGCTATTTTCTGGATTCAAACCCCGGTTTAAAATCTAGAATTAAATTGTATTTTGAATTTCCTGATTATTTGCCTCAGGAACTTTATGAAATTGCAAGTTTTGCGATGATGCGCAAAGGGGTTCAGTTTCAAACAGACGCTGTGGAAGAATTACAGCATCTTATCCTTGAAGCGTATCGCAACCGGGACAATACCTTTGGTAACGCGCGACTTGTTTTTGATCTGGTGGAAAAAGCAAAAATAAATCTGGGAATCCGGGTAATGTCAAATAGCGCACCACAGGAATTGGAGGTGGAATTATTAAGCAGCGTGACCCTGGAAGATGTGCAAAAAATCGAATTGGAGCCTGTTCACGTTAAACCATTAATTCCAGTAGACCAGGAATTATTGCAAACTGCTTTGGTTGAATTAGACCAACTGGTTGGAATAGAAAAAGTAAAAAAAGAAATCCGTGAATTGGTTCGGATTGTTCAATTTGCAAGAAAATCAGGTAAAGAAGTTTTAAATCAACATTTTCTGCATACGGTGTTTCTGGGAAATCCTGGAACAGGAAAAAGTACTGTTGCAAGAATATTAGCAAAGATTTACAAAGCCCTTGGAATTTTAGAACGCGGTCACATGGTAGAAACCGATCGCCAGGGTTTAGTTGCAGGATACATTGGACAATCTGCTATTAAAACCGCAGAAAAAATTGAAGAGGCCATGGGAGGCGTTTTATTTATCGATGAAGCGTATTCACTCAGTTCTGTAAACCAACAAAACGCTGACTACGGAAGTGAGGTCATTCAAACCCTCTTGAAACGGATGGAAGACCAACGTGGACAGTTTTTTGTCTTTGTGGCTGGATACACGGATTCTATGGAACTCTTTTTAAAGTCAAATCCGGGATTAAGCAGTCGCTTTGATAAGATTCTAAAATTTGAAGACTATTCCGAAGAGGAATTGTTTATGATTGCAATGAAAATGTTTACGGATGTAAGTTTGCATATCAGCGATGCGGCGGATACCCATTTACGGGCTTATTTAGCCTATCTCTTTGATAGCAAAGACAAGTTTTTTGGCAATGCAAGGGTGATTCGGTCTATATGTGAAGAAATAATTCGCTTCCAAAATATTCGTCTTTCCAATTTAAGTGAAAATGAGCTTTTAAAAACGAATCAAACAATTATTGAATTAGAAGACGTCTTGTCGTTTGTTCCAGGAAAAGACAGACGGGATGTATTTAATAGGCCTCGTTTAGGTTTTATGAAGTAA
- a CDS encoding class I SAM-dependent methyltransferase — protein sequence MNSLLIQRLILYSRYYLSAKSIFQMHAPYLYELLQFVYDPDRNYYDFIKIHEASKSLESNYNLISETDFSKTHQQAGLSIGAMYKKSGHTLAAYECLYRLITFIKSKNSLELGASVGMSGLSIALANKYGNHTSVEGNRSLAESTNCLFQNYELNNAYCLHARFDQFLSNNPNSNLFDFVFIDGDHQYQATLNNFNTLVDMLTEDAILLIDDIHWSAEMHKAWMELCRHPSIHSSLEMMRWGLLFKSKKLTKGHFSYIPAFYKPWQKFI from the coding sequence TTGAACTCCCTACTGATTCAACGCCTGATCCTGTATAGCCGCTATTATTTGAGTGCCAAAAGCATATTTCAAATGCATGCACCCTATTTGTATGAATTGCTACAATTTGTTTATGATCCGGACAGAAATTATTATGATTTTATAAAAATCCATGAGGCATCAAAATCCTTAGAATCTAATTATAATTTGATCTCTGAAACTGATTTTTCAAAAACACACCAACAGGCAGGACTAAGCATTGGAGCCATGTATAAGAAATCCGGACATACATTGGCAGCCTATGAGTGCTTGTATCGTTTGATTACTTTTATTAAATCTAAAAATAGTTTGGAGCTTGGTGCATCTGTCGGAATGAGTGGTTTAAGCATCGCACTGGCTAATAAATACGGCAATCATACCAGCGTTGAAGGAAATCGTTCGCTCGCTGAATCAACGAATTGCTTATTTCAAAATTATGAACTGAATAATGCTTATTGTTTGCATGCCCGTTTTGATCAATTTTTATCAAATAACCCAAATTCCAATTTGTTTGATTTTGTATTTATCGATGGGGATCACCAATACCAAGCGACCCTGAATAATTTTAATACGTTGGTTGATATGCTTACAGAAGATGCCATCTTGCTAATAGATGACATTCATTGGTCAGCAGAAATGCATAAAGCCTGGATGGAATTGTGTCGGCACCCATCCATACATAGCAGTTTGGAAATGATGCGATGGGGTTTATTATTTAAATCAAAAAAATTAACAAAAGGTCACTTTAGTTATATTCCAGCGTTTTATAAACCCTGGCAAAAATTTATCTGA
- a CDS encoding CRTAC1 family protein gives MKSKFKLHPIRLTCLSIILLVLHQFVSAQSFWNEHALGKSFFSGIAIAAADVNGDVTDDLLILDQSKKLWYGINDGSAHFFWTELPFHSLTAVYSINVADVDRNGYNDIALSGEGTQVHILYQSSTGFSDKISDVDYFFSQAACFFDINRDGWIDFTICDDNAASRVYLNDSTGQLIRNNSLIDLELPGVGNSAGNYGIIWTDFDWNGIPDLYISKCKPGVNDPRDPRRLNLFYVYDSLTKSWMNQTVIRGLDIGDQSWASLFEDFDNDGLTDVFVINHYTPCNLLKQTADHRFENVTASAGLEYNGIALQAVAFDYDNDGDLDILLTGTGTELWQNLGGFKFEKLDIEAFSQAFSSCATGDFNNDGRMDVYASYADLLNAPSNKQDKLWLNPSNGNNYIKFNFEGTRSNRNGIGAKIKLFVNGTIQIREVHAGESYGIQNSLAVYFGLAKAQRVDSVYIYWPSGLQEVFYDLTPNTHYNFYEGECYQIIDRTNPNKLFFCGTIDTSLIADNSFRDIHWNTGSNSYKIQLVKEGVYFYTARDSNNCFFISDPVSVYLNPKNQIQLNHRFTKYLCSGDELELALSPKESVRWSTTDSAASITIKTRGLYYAIRQGICDLEYSDTLNVQVFDPPNPPQIKPDTAYKSGPRILNGGADSCFWYRNKDDLFPIANGPFFTTDSLLQSTSYWLEFFNRNSYPNVHGGLKTPSYSSGPYHAAFINNQMLFTVFNPVILDSITVYTDDPGKRIIELLDAKGVVIQQQEINPVKGRNQVFLGFNIPAAAKPYKLTTNSIQNTAVFGSISPRLYRSDQNFYYPFFIEDKIRINTSDKGDSYYYYFYDWVVRSNDLVCKSERVEFPVVLIPDANQDVLAKNLKLYINSNHELIIEGIDGFYQIEILKMDGSLLGQFISSTASDPIHTEMFPPGLYFIRINAADLDQSAIRKIFITGH, from the coding sequence ATGAAAAGCAAATTTAAGCTACACCCGATTCGTTTAACCTGCTTATCAATAATTTTATTGGTTTTACATCAGTTTGTTTCGGCACAATCGTTCTGGAACGAACACGCTTTAGGTAAATCATTTTTCAGTGGGATTGCAATCGCTGCTGCAGATGTCAACGGGGATGTAACCGATGATTTATTAATACTTGACCAATCTAAAAAATTATGGTACGGAATCAATGACGGTTCAGCCCATTTTTTTTGGACTGAATTGCCATTTCACAGTCTGACAGCAGTCTATTCAATTAATGTTGCAGATGTTGATCGAAATGGTTACAATGACATCGCACTAAGTGGAGAAGGAACACAAGTCCATATTTTATATCAATCTTCAACAGGATTTTCTGATAAAATTTCTGATGTTGATTATTTTTTCTCCCAAGCAGCATGCTTTTTTGATATAAACCGGGATGGCTGGATTGATTTCACGATTTGCGATGACAATGCTGCGTCTCGGGTATATCTAAATGATTCAACAGGCCAACTGATACGTAACAACAGTTTGATTGATTTAGAATTACCTGGTGTCGGGAATTCAGCGGGTAATTATGGCATCATTTGGACTGACTTTGACTGGAATGGGATCCCTGATCTGTATATTTCAAAATGTAAACCAGGCGTAAATGATCCCAGAGATCCCAGAAGACTCAATCTGTTTTATGTTTATGATAGTTTAACAAAATCATGGATGAACCAGACCGTAATTCGTGGATTGGATATTGGAGATCAAAGTTGGGCCAGTTTGTTTGAAGATTTTGACAACGATGGATTGACAGATGTTTTTGTTATCAACCATTATACTCCTTGCAATTTACTTAAACAGACTGCAGATCATAGATTCGAAAATGTTACAGCAAGTGCAGGTTTGGAATACAATGGAATCGCACTGCAAGCAGTGGCTTTTGATTATGATAATGACGGTGATTTAGATATCTTACTAACCGGCACAGGCACTGAATTGTGGCAAAATCTGGGAGGCTTTAAATTCGAAAAATTAGACATAGAAGCATTTTCTCAAGCTTTTTCAAGTTGTGCCACAGGAGATTTTAATAATGACGGCAGAATGGATGTCTATGCGAGTTATGCAGATCTGTTAAACGCGCCTTCAAATAAACAAGATAAGCTTTGGCTCAATCCATCAAACGGAAATAATTATATAAAATTTAATTTTGAAGGGACTCGTTCCAATCGCAATGGAATTGGAGCAAAAATTAAATTGTTTGTAAATGGTACCATTCAAATCAGAGAAGTTCATGCAGGTGAATCTTATGGAATTCAAAACAGTCTGGCTGTTTATTTTGGATTGGCTAAGGCGCAACGTGTTGACAGTGTTTATATTTATTGGCCATCCGGCTTACAGGAAGTTTTCTACGATTTGACTCCAAACACGCATTATAATTTTTATGAAGGTGAATGTTATCAGATAATAGATCGAACAAATCCCAACAAATTATTCTTTTGTGGTACCATCGATACCAGTTTAATTGCAGACAATAGCTTCCGGGATATTCATTGGAATACAGGGAGCAATTCATATAAGATCCAGCTGGTTAAAGAAGGTGTTTACTTTTATACTGCGCGAGATTCTAATAATTGTTTTTTTATTTCAGATCCTGTTTCAGTTTATCTGAATCCCAAAAATCAAATTCAATTAAACCACCGATTTACTAAATATTTGTGTTCCGGAGATGAATTGGAATTGGCATTGAGCCCCAAAGAATCGGTCCGCTGGTCTACAACAGATAGCGCTGCTTCAATAACAATAAAAACAAGAGGATTGTATTACGCCATTCGACAAGGGATTTGTGATTTGGAATATTCTGACACGCTGAATGTTCAAGTTTTTGACCCCCCAAATCCTCCTCAAATAAAACCAGATACAGCCTATAAATCAGGTCCCAGAATTTTAAATGGTGGCGCGGATTCTTGTTTTTGGTATCGAAACAAAGACGATTTATTTCCAATAGCAAATGGACCTTTTTTTACTACAGACAGTTTGTTGCAATCAACATCGTATTGGCTTGAATTTTTTAATAGAAACAGCTATCCAAATGTACATGGAGGTTTAAAAACACCAAGCTACAGCTCCGGACCTTACCATGCTGCTTTTATTAATAATCAAATGTTGTTTACGGTTTTTAATCCGGTGATTTTGGATTCTATCACGGTTTATACAGATGATCCCGGGAAACGAATCATTGAATTATTAGATGCAAAGGGAGTGGTGATTCAACAACAAGAAATTAATCCAGTCAAAGGACGCAATCAGGTGTTTCTTGGTTTTAATATACCCGCAGCAGCAAAACCATATAAATTGACAACCAATTCAATACAAAACACCGCTGTTTTTGGATCTATCAGTCCTAGATTGTATCGATCCGATCAGAATTTTTATTACCCATTTTTTATTGAAGATAAAATTCGGATCAACACATCTGACAAAGGAGATAGTTACTATTATTATTTCTACGATTGGGTAGTCCGCTCCAACGATTTGGTCTGTAAAAGTGAACGGGTTGAATTTCCAGTAGTATTAATTCCCGATGCCAATCAGGACGTATTGGCAAAGAATCTAAAACTTTACATTAATTCAAATCATGAACTAATCATTGAAGGGATTGATGGGTTTTATCAGATTGAAATACTTAAAATGGATGGCAGTTTATTGGGTCAATTTATAAGCAGTACTGCGAGTGACCCAATTCATACCGAAATGTTTCCACCAGGTTTGTATTTTATTAGAATCAATGCTGCTGATTTGGATCAATCTGCTATCCGGAAAATTTTTATAACGGGTCATTGA
- a CDS encoding phosphopeptide-binding protein: MKNLIVYSCLTLMGCLMSCKSKTENAQVPVEVPKDSIQLVAFEPSAAFYDAAISKMDYREGQFKFAISGNYQLGQQTPDAPQKMCANSDKGQHIHLIVDNKPYEAKYEPEFHYKIEDGSHYVLAFLSRSYHESIKNPKASVLIHAEVKDSSFMKLSPVDMPMLFYSRPKGTYIGNDTKKVMLDFYLANCRLGQMFKVKAEINQQEFIIDKWQPYYLTGLPMGENKIKLSLLDSAGVLVNNPFNPVERTFTLQAEPGQK; encoded by the coding sequence ATGAAAAATCTGATCGTTTATTCTTGTTTAACACTTATGGGCTGTCTAATGTCTTGTAAATCTAAAACTGAAAATGCCCAAGTGCCGGTTGAAGTCCCCAAGGACAGTATCCAACTTGTTGCTTTTGAGCCCTCTGCAGCATTTTATGATGCAGCCATTAGTAAGATGGATTATCGCGAAGGACAATTTAAGTTTGCTATTTCCGGCAATTATCAATTAGGGCAACAAACACCGGACGCACCTCAAAAAATGTGCGCCAACTCGGATAAAGGTCAACACATTCACTTGATTGTGGATAATAAACCCTATGAAGCCAAATATGAACCTGAATTTCATTATAAAATTGAAGATGGCAGTCATTATGTACTCGCCTTTCTTTCTCGTTCCTACCATGAGAGTATCAAAAACCCAAAGGCTTCCGTATTGATCCATGCAGAAGTCAAGGACAGCTCCTTTATGAAGCTGAGTCCTGTTGATATGCCTATGCTATTTTATTCCCGACCTAAAGGGACTTATATTGGAAATGACACTAAAAAAGTCATGCTTGATTTTTATTTGGCCAATTGTCGGTTAGGTCAAATGTTTAAAGTAAAAGCTGAGATCAATCAGCAGGAATTTATCATTGACAAATGGCAACCCTATTATTTGACAGGTTTGCCAATGGGTGAGAATAAAATTAAATTAAGTTTACTAGACAGTGCCGGTGTTCTGGTAAATAACCCATTTAATCCGGTAGAACGAACTTTTACTTTACAAGCTGAACCGGGTCAGAAATAA
- a CDS encoding helix-turn-helix transcriptional regulator, with translation MIHEQLIRTGLTYSLRNLESSKESHCSLTRSKDKLILRCQFAPQDCNISLNDNLATYELQFDFYNEFLIVYANDFGALNLDQFTPFSQKEICCNTQMVLHDIVKCKYSGILKSMFLESKALSLLLCFQNEQNALQALCSSCKFLSKPIEKDKILKAKEIILSSLDKPYTIPELAMIIGINQCYLKKGFKEIFGQTVYDFVQEQRMMKARLLLTTTALSVSQVADQIGFSSQSNFSAAFKKHTGVFPSDLQRVLADTIS, from the coding sequence ATGATTCACGAGCAACTGATTCGAACTGGATTAACATATTCCTTAAGAAACTTAGAAAGTTCTAAAGAAAGCCATTGCTCGTTAACAAGAAGTAAAGATAAACTAATCTTGCGTTGCCAATTTGCTCCACAAGATTGTAATATTTCCTTAAATGATAATTTGGCTACCTATGAACTTCAGTTTGATTTCTACAATGAATTTTTGATAGTTTATGCAAATGATTTTGGAGCCTTAAATTTAGACCAATTTACACCATTTAGCCAAAAGGAAATTTGTTGTAATACGCAAATGGTATTGCACGATATTGTAAAGTGCAAATATTCAGGAATTCTAAAAAGTATGTTTTTAGAAAGCAAAGCACTTTCATTGCTCTTGTGTTTTCAAAATGAGCAAAACGCCCTTCAGGCGCTTTGTAGCAGTTGTAAATTTTTATCCAAACCTATTGAAAAGGATAAAATATTAAAAGCAAAGGAAATTATTTTAAGTTCTTTGGATAAACCATATACCATCCCTGAATTGGCCATGATTATAGGAATCAATCAATGTTATTTAAAAAAGGGATTTAAAGAAATCTTTGGTCAAACCGTATACGATTTTGTGCAAGAACAACGTATGATGAAGGCCAGGTTATTATTGACAACCACAGCTTTAAGTGTTTCGCAAGTAGCTGACCAAATTGGCTTTTCAAGCCAAAGCAACTTTAGTGCGGCTTTCAAAAAACATACAGGAGTTTTTCCCAGTGATTTGCAACGGGTCCTTGCCGATACGATCTCATAG
- a CDS encoding imelysin — translation MITTQIKYLVCFGIFFSIVSCSDEPIKPQSNYSEVLKAETNQVIIGTYYDLNEKASLLSLRCDEFSSNKTQAHLDLMRQLWRDARKPWEQSEGFLFGPVDIQGIDPSIDSWPVNVIDLDAVLASSDPLTKEYLDGLEGTLKGFHTLEYLLFGINGNKTVQEFTDRQIEYLKACAQSLKGETSKLHTAWVSGPNPYGTILKTAGEPSNQVYLSQKSALQELVDGIITIADEVGNGKINDPFVRNNITLEESRFSANSKQDFADNIRSIQNIYFGSTDGNSILNSLSGLVKTKDAVLDAKIINQIQVAITSIINIPGTFTEAISANRAAIQNAQDQVRQLQLILESELKPLFDKL, via the coding sequence ATGATAACTACTCAAATAAAATATTTAGTGTGCTTTGGAATATTCTTTTCGATCGTTTCCTGTTCGGATGAACCGATCAAACCGCAATCAAATTATAGTGAAGTATTAAAAGCTGAAACAAATCAAGTGATCATAGGTACATATTATGATCTAAATGAAAAAGCAAGTTTACTTTCATTGCGTTGTGATGAATTTTCTTCAAATAAAACACAAGCACACCTGGATCTGATGCGGCAACTTTGGCGTGATGCAAGAAAACCATGGGAACAATCTGAGGGCTTTTTGTTTGGTCCTGTAGACATTCAGGGGATTGATCCATCCATTGATTCCTGGCCTGTAAACGTAATTGATTTGGATGCCGTATTGGCAAGCAGTGATCCGTTGACTAAAGAATACTTGGATGGATTGGAAGGAACCCTCAAAGGATTTCATACACTTGAATATTTGTTGTTTGGAATCAATGGAAATAAAACAGTTCAGGAATTCACAGACCGGCAAATTGAATATTTAAAAGCATGTGCGCAAAGTTTAAAAGGAGAAACCAGCAAATTACACACAGCTTGGGTAAGTGGCCCAAATCCTTATGGAACGATTTTAAAAACAGCCGGGGAGCCTTCAAATCAAGTGTATCTATCTCAAAAATCAGCTTTGCAAGAATTGGTTGATGGAATTATCACCATCGCTGATGAAGTAGGCAATGGTAAAATCAATGATCCCTTTGTTAGGAATAATATCACTTTGGAAGAAAGTCGATTTTCTGCAAATTCTAAACAAGATTTTGCAGATAATATACGAAGCATTCAAAATATTTATTTTGGATCAACAGATGGGAATTCTATTTTAAATAGTTTATCAGGCCTTGTTAAAACAAAAGATGCAGTATTGGATGCCAAAATAATCAATCAGATTCAAGTGGCTATCACATCAATAATAAATATTCCTGGTACGTTTACAGAAGCAATTTCAGCCAATCGAGCTGCAATTCAAAATGCACAAGATCAGGTCAGACAACTTCAGTTAATCCTAGAAAGCGAATTAAAACCATTATTTGATAAACTCTAA
- a CDS encoding thiol oxidoreductase: MPQKEFWILTFAIGCLLSCKENEEETLNILAGGKTTVFVENSNSFQFPAPNLTIEELEQHRLGDQAFEAIFVTAPATNNSGLGPLFNQSACASCHPKNGRSVFSDNPGDLAGLLFRLSITGKGPHGEPLAVPGFGGQLQTKANLGKQAEAFVNYQFKFINGTFDDGELYELRQAIFSLTNSYIPIPGGTLISPRMAPPVFGLGLLEFISESEILKNEDIQDSNGDGISGKANWVWDFQKSSMQIGRFGWKAGQPDLVQQAAAAYNEDMGVTNILFKSESSTGQLQQDSLKDDPEIDQELLEQTAFYTRSLAVPAPRNQTDPTIQNGKRLFIKIGCEKCHLSNFKTGISPFLFLSNQSIQPYTDLLVHDMGDALSDGRPDFNASGNEWRTPPLWGIGLTLLVNGHTHFLHDGRARNLQEAILWHEGEAKSSRDQFKKLDKSERSAILKFILSL, from the coding sequence ATGCCACAAAAAGAATTTTGGATACTCACATTTGCAATTGGGTGCTTATTAAGCTGTAAAGAAAACGAAGAAGAAACGCTAAATATATTGGCAGGAGGGAAGACAACTGTATTTGTGGAAAATTCAAATTCATTTCAGTTTCCAGCCCCTAATCTAACCATTGAAGAATTGGAGCAACATCGATTGGGCGATCAAGCCTTTGAAGCAATTTTTGTTACCGCACCTGCAACGAATAATAGCGGATTGGGCCCCTTGTTTAATCAAAGTGCATGTGCATCTTGTCATCCAAAAAACGGACGCTCCGTTTTTTCTGATAATCCCGGGGATCTGGCTGGTTTATTGTTTAGATTGAGTATTACTGGAAAAGGTCCGCATGGTGAACCGCTTGCTGTTCCAGGGTTTGGAGGACAACTTCAAACAAAAGCCAACTTAGGCAAACAAGCAGAAGCATTTGTAAATTATCAGTTCAAGTTTATCAATGGAACTTTTGACGATGGGGAATTGTATGAACTGCGTCAAGCCATTTTCAGTTTAACCAATTCGTATATTCCAATTCCAGGTGGAACCCTTATTTCTCCTAGGATGGCCCCACCTGTTTTTGGTTTAGGTTTATTGGAGTTTATATCGGAATCTGAAATTTTAAAAAACGAGGATATTCAGGATTCCAATGGAGATGGTATTTCCGGTAAAGCCAATTGGGTGTGGGATTTTCAAAAATCAAGCATGCAGATTGGAAGGTTTGGTTGGAAAGCCGGTCAACCTGATTTGGTACAACAAGCAGCAGCTGCTTACAATGAAGATATGGGAGTGACAAACATCCTGTTTAAATCCGAATCATCTACCGGACAACTGCAACAAGATAGTTTGAAGGATGATCCGGAAATTGATCAGGAACTATTAGAGCAAACTGCATTTTATACACGGTCCTTAGCAGTTCCAGCGCCTCGTAATCAAACAGATCCAACGATTCAAAATGGAAAAAGACTTTTTATAAAAATAGGTTGTGAAAAATGTCACCTTTCAAATTTTAAAACCGGAATCAGTCCATTTTTATTTTTAAGCAATCAATCGATTCAGCCTTATACAGATTTATTAGTACACGACATGGGAGATGCTTTGTCAGACGGCAGACCTGATTTTAATGCATCCGGAAACGAATGGCGAACGCCACCCTTATGGGGAATTGGTTTAACCTTATTGGTAAATGGCCATACCCATTTTTTGCATGATGGCCGGGCCAGAAATCTCCAGGAAGCCATCCTTTGGCATGAAGGAGAAGCTAAATCAAGTCGGGATCAATTTAAAAAGTTGGACAAATCAGAACGCAGCGCAATCTTAAAATTTATTTTATCTCTTTAA